In the genome of Aptenodytes patagonicus chromosome 18, bAptPat1.pri.cur, whole genome shotgun sequence, one region contains:
- the SET gene encoding protein SET has product MRAALPAPRQQQQEEAAVVVILAVESVRQCERRCRPLLSGSPRSGRRRRERPGGGGSQSGGGSSSSRRSLCPAPPSAQSRYSPPPSALRSAATNMSAPAAKVSKKELNSNHDGADETSEKEQQEAIEHIDEVQNEIDRLNEQASEEILKVEQKYNKLRQPFFQKRSELIAKIPNFWVTTFVNHPQVSALLGEEDEEALHYLTRVEVTEFEDIKSGYRIDFYFDENPYFENKVLSKEFHLNESGDPSSKSTEIKWKSGKDLTKRSSQTQNKASRKRQHEEPESFFTWFTDHSDAGADELGEVIKDDIWPNPLQYYLVPDMDDEEGEGEEDDDDDEEEEGLEDIDEEGDEDEGEEDEDDDEGEEGEEDEGEDD; this is encoded by the exons ATGcgcgccgcgctgcccgcccctcgccagcagcagcaggaggaggcggcggtggtgGTGATTCTGGCTGTGGAGAGCGTGAGGCAGTGCGAGCGCCGCTGCCGCCCCCTGTTATCCGGGAGCCCCAGGTCCGGGCGGAGGAGGCGGGAGCGCCCCGGCGGCGGAGGGAGCCAGAGcggcggtggcagcagcagcagcaggaggagtcTGTGCCCGGCCCCCCCCTCCGCTCAGTCCCGTTACAGCCCCCCTCCCTCCGCGCTCCGCTCCGCAGCCACCAACATGTCGGCGCCGGCGGCCAAAGTCAGTAAGAAGGAGCTGAACTCCAACCACGATGGGGCTGACGAGACCTCAG aaaaagagcaaCAGGAAGCAATTGAACACATTGATGAAGTACAGAATGAAATAGACAG ACTGAATGAACAAGCCAGTGAGGAAATTTTGAAAGTAGAACAGAAATACAATAAACTCCGCCAACCATTCTTCCAGAAGAGGTCAGAATTGATCGCCAAAATCCCAAATTTCTGGGTAACAACATTTGTCAACCACCCGCAAG TATCTGCACTGCTGGGAGAAGAAGATGAGGAAGCACTGCATTATTTGACCAGAGTCGAGGTGACAGAATTTGAAGACATCAAATCAGGTTACAGAATAGATTTT TATTTTGATGAGAATCcatactttgaaaataaagttcTCTCCAAAGAGTTTCACCTCAATGAAAGTGGAGACCCATCTTCAAAATCAACTGAGATCAAATGGAAATCTGGGAAG GATCTGACAAAACGTTCAAGCCAGACACAGAACAAAGCCAGTAGGAAGAGGCAGCATGAAGAGCCAGAAAGTTTCTTTACCTGGTTCACTGACCACTCCGATGCAGGGGCTGATGAACTAGGAGAAGTCATCAAGGATGACATCTGGCCAAATCCGCTACAGTACTACTTG GTTCCTGATATGGATGatgaagaaggggagggagaagaggatgatgatgatgatgaagaggaagaaggattGGAGGATATTGACGAAGAAGGAGATGAAGATGAGGgggaggaagatgaagatgatgatgagggagaggaaggagag GAGGATGAAGGAGAAGATGACTAA